In Phragmites australis chromosome 17, lpPhrAust1.1, whole genome shotgun sequence, the following are encoded in one genomic region:
- the LOC133897974 gene encoding ribonuclease 1-like produces MASRIALLCLLGLLVASSARPDSGIYYQIAFMWPGAYCEQTNAGCCMPTTGVVPARDFYISGFTVYNATTNAPKTRCSKTPFNLTEIIEIEGLKQYWSNIKCPSNNGQNSWKTAWKKTGACSGLEEKAYFEAALALRNRINPLARLVSKGIKPDFSLYSVKRIKKVIQAGIGATPVIQCSKGPFDKFQLYQIYICVADDGETFIDCPAAPKYTCSDEILFHPFEKWMLKEPKEGEPDETFELPSVAMDH; encoded by the exons ATGGCTTCCAGGATAGCACTCTTGTGCCTTCTTGGCTTGCTAGTAGCTTCATCTGCAAGACCCGATTCCGGTATCTACTACCAGATTGCCTTTATG TGGCCAGGAGCGTACTGCGAGCAGACCAACGCCGGGTGCTGCATGCCGACGACCGGCGTCGTGCCGGCTCGCGATTTCTACATATCGGGCTTCACGGTCTACAATGCGACAACCAACGCTCCCAAGACCCGCTGCAGCAAAACTCCGTTCAACCTTACCGAG ATTATCGAGATCGAAGGCCTGAAGCAGTACTGGAGCAACATCAAGTGCCCCAGCAACAACGGCCAGAACAGCTGGAAGACCGCCTGGAAGAAGACCGGCGCCTGCTCCGGCCTCGAGGAGAAGGCCTACTTCGAGGCTGCCCTCGCACTGCGTAACAGGATCAACCCCCTCGCTCGCCTCGTCTCCAAAG GGATCAAGCCGGACTTTAGTCTGTACAGCGTGAAGAGGATCAAGAAGGTGATCCAGGCGGGCATCGGCGCGACGCCGGTGATCCAGTGCAGCAAGGGCCCGTTCGACAAGTTCCAGCTGTACCAGATCTACATCTGCGTGGCGGATGACGGCGAGACGTTCATCGACTGCCCGGCCGCGCCGAAGTACACGTGCTCCGACGAGATCCTCTTCCACCCCTTCGAGAAGTGGATGCTCAAGGAGCCGAAGGAAGGCGAGCCCGACGAAACCTTCGAGCTGCCGAGCGTGGCCATGGATCACTGA
- the LOC133897044 gene encoding uncharacterized protein LOC133897044 has protein sequence MLKSNFNAMRMQEGETLDQCARKLNAMSITYANLREMLGDAALVNKLFDTVWDHFLSVIDGIEQFYDLDTMPFEEAIGQLKAFEEHARPRVSGSNNNGDTGGLGRGRGRGKGHRSGASHNEKENGLGDGRCNKSHIMCYNCYKMGHYVNECTTPKEKEEEKGKTHVTCTDDIEPALLLAVSEEIAPGLQQRWDVVLLNEKKLKPKVCDTSEGGSSSEVWYLDNRASNHITGDKEKFRQLDEDITSRVKFRDGSMV, from the exons ATGTTGAAGAGCAACTTCAACGCCATGcgcatgcaggagggagagacgCTAGACCAGTGCGCCAGAAAGCTCAACGCCATGTCCATCACATATGCCAATCTGAGGGAGATGCTCGGCGACGCTGCATTGGTCAATAAGTTGTTTGACACCGTGTGGGATCATTTCTTGAGTGTGATAGACGGGATCGAGCAGTTCTACGACCTCGACACCATGCCATTCGAGGAAGCCATAGGGCAGCTGAAGGCTTTTGAAGAACATGCTCGCCCACGTGTATCCGGCAGCAACAACAATGGTGACACA GGTGGTCTTGGTCGCGGCAGAGGTCGTGGCAAAGGTCATCGCAGCGGTGCATCGCATAATGAGAAGGAGAACGGCTTGGGCGATGGTCGCTGCAACAAGAGTCACATCATGTGCTACAATTGCTACAAGATGGGGCACTACGTGAACGAGTGCACGACTCCAAAGgaaaaggaggaagagaaaggcaAAACACACGTCACATGTACCGATGACATCGAGCCAGCCTTACTACTAGCAGTGTCGGAGGAGATTGCACCGGGGTTGCAGCAAAGGTGGGATGTTGTGTTGCTGAATGAGAAGAAGTTGAAGCCAAAAGTGTGTGACACCTCGGAGGGAGGCTCTAGCTCTGAGGTCTGGTACCTAGACAATAGAGCTAGTAATCACATAACCGGTGATAAAGAGAAGTTCAGACAGTTGGACGAAGATATCACTAGCAGGGTGAAGTTTAGGGATGGCTCCATGGTATAG
- the LOC133897350 gene encoding ribonuclease 3-like: MARRTILLSLILGLLAAANAVPFDFYYLILMWPGAYCEDSDNGCCVPKYGYPSEDFFVRSFITFDLSINKAVVRCKNGSPFDYNKLDKIENNLNHYWSNIKCPATDGVNTWKSAWNSYGVCSGLKQLDYFNAALQLRKQADVLSALSDQGIKPDYKLYSTEKIKWAVSQKLGVTPGVQCRDGPFGKKQLNEIYLCVDTDAKTFIECPKLPPGLQCPAEVVFHPYFSWMLNTTSAFDANILLPTETI, translated from the exons ATGGCACGTAGAACAATTTTGTTGAGCTTAATCCTTGGCTTGCTAGCAGCTGCCAATGCGGTGCCCTTTGATTTCTATTACCTTATTCTCATG TGGCCTGGAGCATACTGCGAGGACAGCGATAACGGTTGCTGCGTGCCTAAGTACGGTTACCCATCGGAGGATTTCTTCGTCCGCAGCTTCATAACCTTCGACTTGTCGATCAACAAGGCCGTCGTGAGGTGCAAGAACGGCAGCCCCTTCGACTATAACAAG CTAGACAAGATTGAGAACAACCTGAACCACTACTGGAGCAACATCAAGTGCCCTGCCACCGACGGAGTCAACACCTGGAAGAGCGCCTGGAACAGCTATGGCGTCTGCTCGGGCCTCAAGCAGCTGGACTACTTCAATGCCGCCCTCCAGCTCAGGAAGCAGGCCGACgtcctctctgctctctccgACCAAG GCATCAAGCCGGACTACAAGCTGTACAGCACGGAGAAAATCAAGTGGGCGGTGAGCCAGAAGCTGGGCGTGACGCCGGGGGTGCAGTGCAGGGACGGACCGTTCGGCAAGAAGCAACTGAACGAGATCTACCTCTGCGTCGACACGGACGCCAAGACCTTCATCGAGTGCCCCAAGCTGCCGCCGGGGCTGCAGTGCCCCGCGGAGGTCGTCTTCCACCCCTACTTCAGCTGGATGCTCAACACCACCTCCGCCTTCGACGCCAACATCCTGCTGCCCACTGAAACCATATGA
- the LOC133897393 gene encoding peptidyl-prolyl cis-trans isomerase CYP21-1-like isoform X2, with translation MRENRSQDNLGFAMLRNVAVAFLACAALYLAFSAYSRRQRIAEVQLPAVTHRVYLDVEIDGQHIGRIVIGLYGEVVPKTVGEKGVGPNGKPLHYKGTPFHRIIPGFMIQGGDIVRGDGKGSESIYGGTFPDENFTVKHTHPGVVAMANSGPDSNGSQFYITTIKTSWLDGEHVVFGRVVQGMDYVYAIEGGAGTYNGKPRKKAVITDSGEIPKEKWGEEM, from the exons ATGAGAGAGAATAGAAGCCAAGATAATCTGGGCTTCGCGATGCTGCGGAACGTGGCCGTCGCCTTCCTCGCCTGCGCCGCCCTCTACCTCGCCTTCTCCGCCTACTCCCGTCGCCAG AGGATTGCAGAGGTTCAGTTACCAGCAGTTACTCACCGGGTCTACCTAGATGTAGAAATTGATGGCCAGCACATAG GTAGAATTGTTATTGGTCTTTATGGGGAGGTTGTGCCAAAAACAGTTG GTGAAAAAGGTGTCGGGCCCAATGGCAAACCTCTTCACTATAAAGGAACACCATTCCATCGTATCATCCCTGGTTTCATGATTCAGGGTGGTGACATAGTTAGAGGCGATGGGAAAGGAAGTGAGTCTATTTATGGTGGCACCTTCCCAGATGAGAATTTCACTGTAAAACATACACATCCAG GTGTTGTTGCTATGGCGAATTCCGGACCTGATTCCAATGGATCCCAGTTTTACATAACCACAATCAAGACGAGCTG GTTGGATGGGGAGCATGTTGTCTTCGGCAGGGTGGTTCAGGGAATGGACTATGTGTATGCCATTGAAGGGGGTGCTGGTACCTACAATGGCAAGCCAAGGAAGAAGGCTGTGATCACTGACTCTGGTGAGATACCCAAGGAGAAATGGGGCGAGGAAATGTAG
- the LOC133897393 gene encoding peptidyl-prolyl cis-trans isomerase CYP21-1-like isoform X1, translated as MRENRSQDNLGFAMLRNVAVAFLACAALYLAFSAYSRRQRIAEVQLPAVTHRVYLDVEIDGQHIGRIVIGLYGEVVPKTVENFRALSTGEKGVGPNGKPLHYKGTPFHRIIPGFMIQGGDIVRGDGKGSESIYGGTFPDENFTVKHTHPGVVAMANSGPDSNGSQFYITTIKTSWLDGEHVVFGRVVQGMDYVYAIEGGAGTYNGKPRKKAVITDSGEIPKEKWGEEM; from the exons ATGAGAGAGAATAGAAGCCAAGATAATCTGGGCTTCGCGATGCTGCGGAACGTGGCCGTCGCCTTCCTCGCCTGCGCCGCCCTCTACCTCGCCTTCTCCGCCTACTCCCGTCGCCAG AGGATTGCAGAGGTTCAGTTACCAGCAGTTACTCACCGGGTCTACCTAGATGTAGAAATTGATGGCCAGCACATAG GTAGAATTGTTATTGGTCTTTATGGGGAGGTTGTGCCAAAAACAGTTG AAAACTTTAGGGCCCTTTCTACAG GTGAAAAAGGTGTCGGGCCCAATGGCAAACCTCTTCACTATAAAGGAACACCATTCCATCGTATCATCCCTGGTTTCATGATTCAGGGTGGTGACATAGTTAGAGGCGATGGGAAAGGAAGTGAGTCTATTTATGGTGGCACCTTCCCAGATGAGAATTTCACTGTAAAACATACACATCCAG GTGTTGTTGCTATGGCGAATTCCGGACCTGATTCCAATGGATCCCAGTTTTACATAACCACAATCAAGACGAGCTG GTTGGATGGGGAGCATGTTGTCTTCGGCAGGGTGGTTCAGGGAATGGACTATGTGTATGCCATTGAAGGGGGTGCTGGTACCTACAATGGCAAGCCAAGGAAGAAGGCTGTGATCACTGACTCTGGTGAGATACCCAAGGAGAAATGGGGCGAGGAAATGTAG
- the LOC133897124 gene encoding protein NUCLEAR FUSION DEFECTIVE 4-like, with the protein MVAAALNAMAGTRWGRWLGLVTAVWVQCISGNNYTFSNYSDSIKTLMGLTQLQLNGLSVAKDVGKAFGLLAGLASDRVPTWLLLAIGSLEGLLGYGAQWLVVSRTVAPLPYWQMCVFLCLGGNSTTWMNTAVLVTCIRNFRRSRGPVSGLLKGYVGLSTAIFTDICSALFADNPASFLVMLAVVPAAVCVLAMVFLREGPSGGAAGATGDEEEDGRCFAAINSIAVAIALYLLAADLTGLGGGGGVVSAVFVAVLLVLLTSPAAVPVLLAWKSWTKTLKAANADLEEAESASAPLLLAAKSAERNGEEAEARGPGERPRLGEEHTIAQALTSLDFWLMFASFLMGVGTGLAVMNNLGQMGVAMGYTDVSLFVSMTSIWGFFGRIASGTISEHFIKTRAIPRPFWNAASQIVMAVGYIVMSLAMPGSLFIGSVVVGVCYGVRLAVTVPTASELFGLKYYGLIYNILILNLPLGSFLFSGLLAGLLYDAQATAVPGGGNTCVGAHCYRLVFVIMAVACVVGFGLDALLCVRTKTVYAKIHESKRSNRSAAVQRVS; encoded by the exons atggtggcggcggcgctgaaCGCCATGGCGGGGACGCGGTGGGGGCGGTGGCTGGGCCTGGTGACGGCGGTTTGGGTGCAGTGCATATCCGGCAACAACTACACCTTCTCCAACTACTCCGACTCAATCAAGACGCTCATGGGCCTCACGCAGCTGCAGCTCAACGGCCTCTCCGTCGCCAAGGACGTCGGCAAGGCgttcggcctcctcgccggcctcgCCTCCGACCGCGTGCCCACGTGGCTCCTCCTCGCCATCGGCTCCCTCGAGGGGCTCCTTGGCTACGGCGCGCAGTGGCTCGTCGTGTCCCGGACCGTCGCGCCGCTCCCCTACTGGCAGATGTGCGTCTTCCTCTGCCTCGGCGGGAACAGCACCACGTGGATGAACACCGCCGTGCTCGTCACGTGCATCCGCAACTTTCGGCGGAGCAGGGGCCCCGTGTCCGGGCTGCTCAAGGGCTACGTCGGCCTCAGCACGGCCATCTTCACCGACATCTGCTCCGCGCTGTTCGCCGACAACCCCGCGTCCTTCCTCGTCATGCTCGCCGTCGTGCCGGCCGCGGTCTGCGTGCTCGCCATGGTGTTCCTCCGCGAGGGGCCgtccggcggcgcggcgggcgccaccggggacgaggaggaagacggGCGCTGCTTCGCCGCCATCAACTCGATCGCCGTGGCCATCGCGCTGTacctcctcgccgccgaccTCACGGgccttggcggcggcggcggggtcgtCTCGGCCGTCTTCGTGGCCGTGCTCCTGGTGCTCCTCACGTCCCCCGCCGCCGTGCCGGTGCTCTTGGCGTGGAAGTCGTGGACGAAGACGCTCAAGGCGGCGAACGCCGACCTCGAGGAGGCGGAGTCTGCGTCCGCGCCGCTCCTCCTCGCGGCGAAGTCGGCAGAGAGGAATGGGGAGGAGGCTGAGGCGCGGGGGCCCGGTGAGCGGCCGCGGCTCGGGGAGGAGCACACGATCGCGCAGGCGCTGACATCTCTGGACTTCTGGCTCATGTTCGCGTCATTCCTGATGGGCGTTGGCACGGGGCTGGCCGTGATGAACAACCTGGGGCAGATGGGCGTGGCCATGGGCTACACCGACGTCTCCCTCTTCGTCTCCATGACCAGCATCTGGGGCTTCTTCGGTCGCATCGCCTCCGGCACCATCTCAGAGCACTTCATCAA GACAAGAGCAATTCCACGCCCATTTTGGAACGCAGCCTCGCAGATCGTGATGGCCGTGGGCTACATCGTGATGTCTCTCGCCATGCCGGGCTCGCTCTTCATCGGCtcggtcgtcgtcggcgtctGCTACGGCGTCCGGCTGGCTGTCACCGTGCCGACGGCGTCCGAGCTGTTCGGGCTCAAATACTACGGCCTCATCTACaacatcctcatcctcaacctgCCCCTCGGCTCCTTCCTCTTCtcgggcctgctcgcgggcctCCTCTACGACGCGCAGGCCACTGCGGTGCCGGGTGGAGGCAACACCTGCGTGGGCGCGCACTGCTACCGCCTCGTGTTCGTCATCATGGCGGTCGCCTGCGTCGTCGGGTTCGGCCTGGACGCCCTGCTCTGCGTCAGGACGAAGACGGTGTACGCCAAGATCCACGAGAGCAAGAGGTCCAACAGGTCGGCAGCGGTGCAGAGGGTGAGTTAG